A region of Nerophis ophidion isolate RoL-2023_Sa linkage group LG28, RoL_Noph_v1.0, whole genome shotgun sequence DNA encodes the following proteins:
- the LOC133545418 gene encoding gastrula zinc finger protein XlCGF57.1-like gives MSTLQMLRALVDQRLTAAVEEIFVVLERTIAEYEAELSRTKEENNQLLDAVFKKHQVVLHRQDVQQPPHIKEEEVDPQPPHIKEEEEEECLLGQEEADLSKFPLTVVSVKTEEHEDKPPESSQLHHSPNVQQVSAESHEEIPSKQQEWSSSVGQKELQAPSHIKEEEEELWEQLQSLEEANDEDEAQSLQFHHSQSEENRGAELVSQHITEADGEHCEGIKSEPDSIFAPLSDMDHMMSDSSDHSDLIQKPLERKNDSKGDARPHTNNKHFDCSECGRSFRWKSNFTVHMRTHTGEKPFTCSVCKKSFSTKPDMTTHMRTHTGEKPFTCSICKKSFSRKPDMTTHMRTHTGEKPFTCSVCKKNFSIKQHLTTHMRTHTGEKPFPCSVCKKSFSRKIVMTRHMRTHTGEKPFPCSVCKKSFSTKPDMTTHLRTHTGEKPFTCSVCMKSFSRKLDMSTHMRIHTGEKPFTCSVCKKSFTRINHMTTHMRTHTGEKPFSCTVCDKLFRHKYQVSKHKCVMEAAVI, from the exons atgtctacattacaaatgttgagagcgttggtggatcagcgactaactgctgccgttgaagaaatatttgtagtgttagaaagaacgatagcagaatacgaggcggaactttcGAGAACAAAGGAGGAAaacaatcaactactggacgctgttttcaagaaacatcaagttgtgttacacagacaAG acgtccagcagcccccccatattaaagaggaagaggtggatccacagcccccccacattaaagaggaagaagaggaagagtgtcttctaggacaggaggaggctgatctcagcaagtttccactgactgttgtctctgtgaagactgaagagcatgaagacaaaccacctgagtcctcacagcttcatcacagtccaa acgtccagcaggtgtcagcagagagtcatgaagagattccctccaagcagcaggagtggagttccagtgtgggacagaaggagctacaggccccctcccacattaaagaggaagaggaggaattgTGGGAGCAGCTTCAAAGTTTAGAGGAggctaatgatgaagatgaagctcagtccttacagtttcatcacagtcaaagtgaggagaacagaggggcggagcttgtaagtcaacacatcacagaagctgatggagagcattgtgaaggtataaagtcagaaccagacagcatctttgctccactgtcagacatggaccacatgatgtcagactcttctgatcacagtgacctcatccaaaaacctttggagaggaaaaatgactctaaaggtgatGCGAGAcctcacactaacaacaaacactttgactgctctgaatgtgggagATCATTTAGATGGAAGAGTAattttacagtacacatgagaacacatactggagagaaaccttttacttgctctgtgtGTAAGAAGAGTTTTTCCACAAAGcctgacatgaccacacacatgagaacacacactggagagaaaccttttacttgctctatttgtaagaagagtttctccagaaagcctgacatgaccacacacatgagaacacatactggagagaaaccttttacttgctctgtttgtaagaagaattTCTCCATAAAACAACatttgaccacacacatgagaacacacactggagagaaaccttttccttgctctgtttgtaagaagagtttctccagaaagattgtcatgaccagacacatgaggacgcacactggagagaaaccttttccttgctctgtttgtaagaagagtttctccacaaagcctgacatgaccacacacttgagaacacatactggagagaaaccttttacttgctctgtttgtatgaagagtttctccagaaagcttgacatgtccacacacatgagaatacatactggagagaaaccttttacttgctctgtttgtaaaaaGAGTTTCACCAGAATtaatcacatgaccacacacatgagaacacacactggagagaaaccatttagttgcactgtgtgtgataaGTTGTTCCGGCAtaagtatcaggtcagtaaacacaagtgtgtcatggaagctgcagtgatttaa
- the LOC133545447 gene encoding zinc finger protein 501-like, whose product MCERTMAKYEEELCPTKEEKERQHQLLDVYYKKHHQVVLHRTDVCEEQLLPEKQECSLRMVKKDPSKRKMRRHGPSGVFFSSLTQTLPCKKKEEDSLTHHIKKEEEEHSISQEHIERLVFPVTGVPVKSEDDEVKGESEEQRVVEPPSSSSTQHMTTEADGDHCGGSQADKLLAPLSDSEDTTSHSPDTDDEDSKDDKTCHTDNTRFECSHCDKTFHYHSYLKRHIRTHTGEKPFSCSECGKCFSRKKGLNEHMLIHTGKKPFSCSLCGKGFTQSQNLKVHMRTHTGEKAFTCSSCGKSFTSSQSLKAHMRTHTGEKPFFCSECGKCFTHSQSLKVHMRIHSGEKHFSFSICGKGFTQKKLLNKHMLTHTGEKCFTCSICGKGFTESQYLKKHMRTHTGEKSHSCSICNRRFRQRSNLVVHMKRHTGEKVLSCSVCGERFSYKYQCKKHKCAGENSSSK is encoded by the exons atgtgcgaaagaacgatggcaaagtacgaggaggaactttgtccaacaaaagaggagaaggagcgacaacatcaactactggatgtttattataagaaacatcatcaagttgtgttacacagaacag atgtctgtgaagaaCAACTTCTGCCTGAAAAGCAGGAGTGTAGCTTAAGGATGGTGAAGAAGGATCCATCAAAGAGGAAGATGAGGCgccacggaccctctggcgtcttcttttcctctttgacacagacccttccctgtaaaaagaaagaggaagactcactgacccaccacattaaaaaggaagaagaggaacacagcatcagtcaagaGCATATTGAACGACTGgtgttcccagtgactggtgtccctgtgaagagtgaagatgatgaggtcaaaggtgaaagtgaggagcaGAGAGTGGTGGAGCCTccgagcagcagctcaacacaacacatgacaacagaagctgatggagaccactgtggaggatcacaagcagacaagctcttagctccactatcagatagtgaggacacaacgtcacactctcctgacactgatgatgaagactctaaagatgataagacatgtcacactgacaacactcgcttcgaatgttctcactgtgacaaaacttttCATTACCATTCatatctgaaaagacacataagaacacacactggcgaaaaacctttttcctgctcagaatgtggtaaatgttTTTCACGAAAAAAGGGGTTAAACGAACACATGCTAATACACACTggaaaaaaacctttttcttgttcactctgtggtaaaggttttacacaaagtcagaatttgaaagtgcatatgagaacacacactggagaaaaagcttTTACCTGTTCAagttgtggtaaaagttttactagcagtcagagtttgaaagcacacatgagaacacacactggagaaaagccgtttttctgctcagaatgtggtaaatgttttactcacagtcagagtttgaaagtacacatgagaatacacagtggagaaaaacatttttctttttcaatttgtggtaaaggttttacacaaaaaaaattgttaaacaaacacatgctaacacacactggagaaaaatgttttacctgttcaatatgtggtaaaggttttacagaaagtcaatatttgaaaaagcacatgagaacacacactggtgaaaaatcacattcctgttcaatctgcaacagacgCTTTCGTCAGCGATCAAACCTTGTAGTACACATGAAaagacacacaggagagaaagtgttgagttgcagtgtgtgtggtgaaagattctcttataagtaccagtgtaagaaacacaagtgtgctggtgagaacagcagcagcaaatga